The Flavobacterium marginilacus genome window below encodes:
- a CDS encoding TetR/AcrR family transcriptional regulator gives MKDKIISKASDLFLKLGFKSVTMDDIAGEMCISKKTIYKYFCNKEILIEESTEMVHKTVHEVINTIVAKNYNAIEENFEIRKMFKEMFQIADTSPLYQLKKHYPEIYQKVINRELDECNMCFKQNIEKGIDQELYRKDLDVDVYVKFYYSLIFSIKENTVSEREATKLELEALEYHTRAMATLKGIDELEKQLLKTKI, from the coding sequence ATGAAAGACAAAATCATATCCAAAGCAAGCGACTTATTTTTAAAACTTGGTTTTAAAAGCGTCACCATGGATGATATTGCCGGTGAAATGTGCATTTCTAAAAAAACGATTTATAAATATTTCTGCAACAAAGAAATATTAATTGAAGAAAGTACCGAAATGGTTCACAAGACCGTTCATGAAGTTATAAATACGATTGTTGCCAAAAATTACAATGCGATTGAGGAAAATTTTGAGATTCGGAAAATGTTCAAAGAAATGTTTCAGATAGCTGACACGTCTCCGCTCTACCAATTAAAAAAACATTACCCAGAGATTTATCAAAAGGTAATCAACCGGGAATTGGATGAATGCAATATGTGCTTTAAACAAAATATCGAAAAAGGTATTGACCAGGAATTATATCGAAAAGATCTGGATGTTGATGTTTATGTCAAATTTTACTACTCATTAATTTTCAGCATCAAAGAAAACACAGTCTCCGAAAGGGAAGCCACAAAACTGGAATTGGAAGCATTAGAATACCACACCAGGGCAATGGCAACCTTAAAAGGAATTGACGAACTTGAAAAACAATTACTTAAAACCAAAATATAA
- a CDS encoding efflux RND transporter permease subunit: MKLAEISIKRPSLVIVLFTILTLGGLFSYSQLGYELIPKFEQNVITISTIYPGASPSEVENTVTKKIEDGIASLENIKKIDSKSYESLSIVSVTLTSNAKIDISMNDAQRKINAIVSDLPDDAETPALTKFSLSDLPIMTIGANGKMDEATFYDLIDKKIAPVLSRVQGVAQVNIIGGQEREIQVNLDAVKMQGYGLSIPQVQQIILSSNLDFPTGNIQTRNQKILIRLAGKYKSVDELRNLVVSSKNGIEVRLNDIADVQDAQKIAEKISRIDQKSAIILQVIKQSDANAVAVSADLKKAITKLENDYKTSELALEIAKDSTDYTLEAADSVIHDLLIAVILVAFVMLFFLHSIRNSLIVMVSIPASLIATFIGIYLLGYTLNLMSLLGLSLVVGILVDDAIVVLENIYRHMEMGKSRIRASFDGTAEIGGTVTSITLVIVVVFLPIAMSSGLVSNIITQFCVTVIISTLLSLLASFTIIPWLSSRFGKLEHIEGKNIFGRTILGFESLLTRFTNWVTQLLNWCLNNYFKTISVVLVLFFGSTIGLLGGGFIGGEFFATSDSGEFLVQIEMPKDASLEQSNFMTQKAEAFLKSEEYVKSQITTVGQTSEGLGASQATAYKAEIDVKMIEQKDRTDGASVYAAKIKRKLQKVLVGAKVKTVPVGILGTADNATLGLIVTGPSTEVAMAFAKLAEAELRSIPGTTEIKLTVEDGNPEINVQVDRDKMAALGLTLQTVGTTMQTAYSGNTDGKFRAGEYEYDINIKYNAFDRKNITDVSNLIFVNSSGQQIKLSQFATITEGSGPSQLERRDKTASVTVQGQNVGVASGTIVTQWQEKLDKLKKPVGVNYIWGGDQENQSEGFGTLGIALLAAIILVYLVMVGLYDSFMHPFVVLFAIPLSFIGAMLALALTNNTLNIFTILGIIMLIGLVCKNAIMLVDYTNQRRAAGETIRRALIQANHARLRPILMTTIAMVFGMFPIALASGAGAEWKNGLAWVIIGGLISSLFLTLIIVPVIYEIMEKIKAKLTKDEKIDYEAEMTADYDHKELSEDGFNPKHTV; this comes from the coding sequence ATGAAATTAGCAGAAATATCCATAAAACGCCCTTCGTTAGTTATCGTTCTATTTACGATACTAACTCTTGGAGGACTGTTCAGTTACAGCCAATTGGGCTATGAACTGATCCCAAAATTCGAACAGAATGTTATTACAATTTCTACTATTTATCCTGGAGCTTCTCCAAGTGAGGTAGAAAATACCGTTACCAAAAAAATTGAGGATGGAATCGCCTCTTTGGAAAACATCAAAAAAATTGATTCCAAATCATACGAAAGTTTATCAATCGTATCGGTAACACTGACATCAAATGCAAAAATTGACATTTCGATGAATGATGCGCAGCGCAAAATCAATGCCATAGTGAGTGACTTACCCGATGATGCTGAAACGCCTGCTCTGACCAAATTCTCTTTGAGTGATTTACCAATTATGACTATTGGTGCCAATGGCAAAATGGACGAAGCCACTTTTTATGATTTGATTGACAAAAAAATTGCACCCGTTTTATCGCGTGTGCAGGGTGTGGCTCAGGTAAATATCATCGGTGGTCAGGAACGTGAAATTCAGGTAAATCTTGATGCTGTAAAAATGCAGGGTTACGGACTTTCTATTCCGCAGGTACAGCAGATTATTTTGAGTTCGAATCTGGATTTCCCAACGGGTAACATTCAAACCAGAAATCAAAAAATATTAATCCGTTTAGCGGGTAAATACAAAAGTGTTGACGAATTAAGAAACTTGGTTGTTTCTTCTAAAAACGGAATTGAAGTTCGTTTAAATGATATTGCCGATGTTCAGGATGCCCAAAAAATTGCAGAAAAAATCTCCAGAATAGATCAAAAGAGCGCAATTATTTTACAGGTTATCAAACAATCAGATGCAAATGCGGTTGCAGTAAGTGCCGACTTGAAAAAAGCCATTACCAAACTAGAGAACGATTATAAAACATCAGAACTAGCTTTAGAAATTGCAAAAGACAGTACCGATTATACACTTGAAGCTGCAGATTCTGTAATACACGATTTATTGATCGCAGTAATCTTGGTAGCGTTTGTAATGCTGTTCTTCCTGCACAGTATCCGTAACTCGCTCATTGTAATGGTTTCGATTCCAGCTTCATTGATTGCCACTTTTATCGGAATTTATCTTTTGGGTTATACTTTAAACTTAATGAGTTTATTAGGACTTTCGCTAGTAGTTGGTATTCTGGTCGATGATGCGATTGTGGTATTGGAAAACATTTATAGGCACATGGAAATGGGCAAAAGCCGTATTCGTGCCTCTTTTGACGGTACTGCCGAAATTGGAGGAACGGTAACTTCGATTACATTGGTAATTGTGGTGGTATTTTTACCAATTGCGATGAGTTCTGGATTGGTATCCAACATTATTACACAATTCTGTGTTACTGTAATTATATCTACCTTATTGTCATTATTGGCTTCGTTTACAATTATCCCGTGGTTGTCTTCCCGTTTTGGAAAATTGGAACATATTGAAGGTAAAAATATTTTTGGAAGAACCATTCTTGGATTCGAAAGTCTTTTGACTCGTTTTACAAACTGGGTTACTCAATTATTAAACTGGTGTTTGAATAATTATTTCAAAACAATTAGCGTTGTTTTAGTCTTATTTTTTGGTTCGACCATTGGATTACTAGGTGGTGGTTTTATCGGTGGAGAGTTCTTTGCAACTTCAGACAGTGGAGAATTCTTAGTTCAAATCGAAATGCCAAAAGATGCTTCATTGGAACAATCCAACTTTATGACTCAAAAAGCTGAAGCCTTTTTGAAAAGCGAAGAATATGTAAAAAGCCAGATTACAACAGTAGGACAAACAAGTGAAGGTTTGGGAGCATCACAAGCAACGGCCTACAAAGCGGAGATTGATGTTAAAATGATTGAACAAAAAGATCGTACAGACGGAGCTTCTGTATACGCTGCTAAAATCAAACGTAAATTACAAAAAGTATTAGTTGGTGCCAAAGTTAAAACGGTTCCGGTTGGTATTTTAGGAACTGCAGATAATGCTACTTTAGGCTTGATCGTAACAGGACCTTCTACAGAAGTGGCTATGGCTTTTGCTAAATTAGCCGAAGCTGAATTACGAAGCATTCCGGGAACAACGGAAATTAAATTAACCGTTGAAGATGGAAATCCTGAGATCAATGTACAAGTGGATCGTGATAAAATGGCTGCGTTAGGACTTACGCTGCAAACAGTAGGTACGACGATGCAGACTGCATACAGCGGTAACACTGACGGGAAGTTTAGAGCTGGTGAATATGAGTATGACATCAACATCAAGTACAACGCATTTGACAGAAAAAACATTACCGATGTGAGTAATCTGATTTTCGTCAACAGTTCAGGACAGCAGATTAAATTATCCCAATTTGCAACTATTACTGAAGGTTCAGGGCCAAGCCAGTTAGAGCGTAGAGACAAAACGGCCTCGGTAACAGTACAAGGTCAAAACGTTGGGGTTGCTTCTGGAACAATTGTAACGCAATGGCAGGAAAAATTAGATAAACTGAAAAAACCAGTTGGTGTAAACTATATTTGGGGTGGTGATCAGGAAAACCAAAGCGAAGGTTTTGGTACTTTAGGAATTGCTTTATTGGCGGCTATTATTTTGGTATATCTTGTAATGGTTGGTCTTTATGACAGTTTTATGCACCCGTTTGTGGTATTGTTTGCGATTCCACTTTCGTTTATTGGAGCGATGCTGGCTTTAGCGTTAACGAATAATACACTGAATATATTTACCATTTTGGGTATCATTATGTTAATTGGTCTGGTGTGTAAAAATGCGATCATGCTTGTGGATTACACCAACCAGCGAAGAGCAGCAGGTGAAACCATCAGAAGAGCTTTGATTCAGGCGAACCACGCTCGTCTGCGTCCGATCTTGATGACTACAATTGCAATGGTTTTTGGTATGTTCCCAATTGCATTGGCTTCTGGAGCTGGTGCCGAATGGAAAAATGGTCTGGCTTGGGTAATCATCGGAGGATTGATTTCGTCATTATTCTTAACTTTGATTATTGTCCCTGTGATTTATGAAATCATGGAGAAAATCAAGGCTAAATTAACTAAAGACGAAAAAATAGATTACGAAGCTGAAATGACTGCCGATTATGACCACAAAGAATTAAGCGAGGATGGTTTTAATCCGAAGCATACAGTATAA
- a CDS encoding YceI family protein — protein sequence MGNKWKIDSNESDVLLKTKRSLIDYMPGTKNNFKGHVAIQNNEVENASIEFSLKANGKNNNSDLKLIDFFDYNEIPVIQFKSTSFEKINKNINFLKGHLTIKNITKVIELDTEFIGFKNDNGIRKASFEITGSINRKDFGLNCNPYYAHGSYAVGSDIQLIANLEFTHN from the coding sequence ATGGGAAATAAATGGAAAATTGATTCAAATGAATCTGACGTGCTGTTAAAAACAAAACGTTCTTTGATTGATTACATGCCCGGCACCAAAAATAATTTTAAAGGACACGTTGCCATACAGAACAATGAAGTAGAAAACGCTTCGATTGAATTTTCTTTGAAAGCAAACGGCAAAAACAATAACTCCGATTTGAAGTTAATCGACTTTTTTGATTATAACGAAATTCCTGTAATTCAGTTCAAATCAACTTCTTTTGAGAAGATAAACAAAAACATCAATTTCCTGAAAGGACATCTGACTATCAAAAACATTACAAAAGTTATCGAATTAGACACAGAATTTATTGGTTTCAAAAATGATAACGGAATTCGGAAAGCATCATTTGAAATAACCGGAAGCATTAACCGAAAAGATTTTGGTCTTAACTGCAATCCATACTATGCACACGGAAGCTATGCTGTAGGATCAGATATACAGCTTATTGCTAATTTAGAATTCACACATAATTAA
- a CDS encoding RNA polymerase sigma factor, which translates to MSNNPQLDVGSLVTAYKPRLDAFIRKRVSNKEDAEDILQDVFYQLAKVDTAMNPIEQVTAWLYRVARNMIINKQTKKHEEELPSYLNDDDEMLKDISEMLFSKQTSPSPETEYLRSLMWVELENALSELPLEQREVFEKTELDGLSFKEISEETGISVNTLLSRKRYAVLHLRKRLSELYEEIIYS; encoded by the coding sequence ATGAGTAATAACCCTCAGCTAGATGTCGGATCGCTGGTAACAGCTTATAAACCTCGTTTGGACGCGTTTATTCGTAAACGCGTTTCAAACAAGGAAGATGCCGAGGACATTCTGCAGGACGTTTTTTACCAGCTGGCAAAAGTAGATACTGCGATGAATCCGATTGAACAGGTAACTGCCTGGCTGTATCGGGTAGCGCGCAATATGATAATCAATAAACAGACAAAGAAGCATGAAGAAGAATTACCTTCCTACCTAAACGACGATGACGAGATGCTCAAAGATATTTCCGAAATGCTTTTCAGTAAGCAGACGTCACCATCTCCCGAAACAGAATACTTACGCTCATTGATGTGGGTTGAACTCGAAAATGCATTATCTGAACTGCCTCTGGAGCAAAGAGAAGTTTTTGAAAAAACCGAATTAGATGGTTTGTCATTCAAAGAAATATCCGAAGAAACCGGCATTTCTGTCAATACATTACTTTCGCGAAAGCGTTATGCTGTTCTGCATTTACGAAAAAGATTGTCCGAATTGTATGAAGAGATCATTTATTCCTAA